One region of Carassius gibelio isolate Cgi1373 ecotype wild population from Czech Republic chromosome A1, carGib1.2-hapl.c, whole genome shotgun sequence genomic DNA includes:
- the LOC127973324 gene encoding ankyrin-2-like isoform X2, which translates to MSKSSAESQSRGGSIRDVRMASSNNTSPDGSSPPHQNRIRQSDSNTSFLRAARAGNIEKVLDFLKSGQDIATCNQNGLNALHLAAKEGHVEMVEELLERGSTVDSSTKKGNTALHIACLAGQKEVAKLLVKRGADLNSQSQNGFTPLYMAAQENHLDVVRYLLENGGNQSIATEDGFTPLAIALQQGHNQVVSLLLEHDTKGKVRLPALHIAARKDDTKSAALLLQNDHNADVQSKMMVNRTTESGFTPLHIAAHYGNVNVATLLLNRGAAVDFTARNGITPLHVASKRGNTNMIALLLDRGSQIDAKTRDGLTPLHCAARSGHDTAVELLLERGAPILARTKNGLSPLHMSAQGDHVECVKHLLQHKAPVDDVTLDYLTALHVAAHCGHYRVTKLLLDKKANPNARALNGFTPLHIACKKNRVKVMELLVKYGASIQAITESGLTPVHVAAFMGHLNIVLLLLQNGASPDVCNIRGETALHMAARAGQMEVVRCLLRNGALVDAMAREDQTPLHIASRLGQTEIVQLLLQHMAHPDASTTNGYTPLHISAREGQVETATVLLEAGASHSLATKKGFTPLHVAAKYGSLDVAKLLLQRRALLDDTGKYGLTPLHVAAHYDNQQVAMMLLDKGASPHATAKNGYTPLHIAAKKNQTQIASALLQYGAETNALTKQGVSPLHLASQEGHTEMASLLLEKGAHVNAATKSGLTSLHLSAQEDRVQVAEILVKHDAIIDQQTKLGYTPLIVACHYGNVKMVNFLLQNGANVNAKTKNGYMPLHQAAQQGNTHIINVLLQHGAKPNAITMNGNTALSIAKRLGYISVVDTLKVVTEETITTTTTVTEKHKLNVPETMTEVLDVSDEEAQHQMEEELFTEVSMEIEGEDTMTGDGGEYLRAEDLRELGDDSLPGHYLDGMSYIHNLDRSHEPPSHLAYRSEGMLIEDMITSHQINKVSAFSREHEKDSFRLSWGAEHLDNVVLTSTLLQSGRSTPCLDNDNSSFLVSFMVDARGGAMRGCRHNGLRIIVPPRKCSAPTRVTCRLVKRHRLASMPPMVEGEGLAGKLIEIGPTGAQFLGKLHLPTAPPPLNEGESLVSRILQLGPPGTKFLGSVIVEIPHFAALRGTERELVILRSETGESWREHHCEHTEEELNQILNGMDEELDSPEELEKKRICRIITRDFPQYFAVVSRIKQNSHLIGPEGGVLSSSLVPQVQAVFPEGALTKRIRVGLQAQPISEDLVRKILWNKATFSPIVTLEPRRRKFHKPITMTIPVPKSPTSDGTTSTPTLRLLCSITGGTTPAQWEDITGSTPLTFINQCVSFTTNVSARFWLIDCRQIQESVNFSSQLYREIICVPYMAKFVIFAKTLDPIEARLRCFCMTDDKMDKTLEQQENFTEVARSRDVEVLEGKPIFADCFGNLVPLTKSGQHHVFSFYAFKENRLSLFIKIRDSTQEPCGRLSFTKEPKTYRSLNQSAICSLNICLPVYSKESDSDQDADEESEKTHGKLDWHDDADRKEETLAIIADLLGFSWAELAKELEFNEDEIQRVRTEKPNSLQEQSHALLQHWIEREGKHATEDTLIKRLTKINRMDIVHLIEIQMHRSIHEQTSRTYAEIERTLDHSEALSSVQEDGDSVRVVQRMETSHRYPPAVSEEDLSVASLLDIPSWAETMGHVHSESIHGDMIEELEINQDSFTNPWLLQEVKKESTKEAADEEGDDVPDVPPESVTEEKYTDAQGNLVVKKVTRKVIRRCVSSDGVETEQVRVEGSTQQPISVAPGDGYSKVIKRTVLKSEGHQTEVTFHEKDRMLASKGESAVGQEVRQVVQTTVTHGEQLAKLEGDPFLTPDLPSARDDFTQDEDAEV; encoded by the exons TCGGACAGTAATACCAGCTTCCTAAGGGCGGCCAGGGCAGGGAATATTGAAAAGGTTCTGGATTTCCTCAAGAGCGGACAGGACATTGCCACATGCAATCAG AACGGACTAAATGCACTTCATCTAGCAGCCAAAGAGGGTCACGTGGAGATGGTGGAGGAACTCTTGGAGAGGGGTTCAACCGTGGACTCTTCAACTAAG AAAGGAAACACAGCATTGCACATTGCTTGTCTGGCTGGGCAGAAAGAAGTTGCGAAGTTATTGGTGAAAAGAGGAGCAGATTTAAATTCGCAGTCCCAG AATGGCTTCACTCCACTTTATATGGCTGCTCAAGAGAATCACCTGGATGTTGTGCGATATCTTCTGGAGAATGGTGGAAACCAGAGCATTGCCACAGAG GATGGTTTTACTCCTTTGGCCATTGCTCTGCAGCAGGGTCATAATCAGGTGGTCTCTCTGCTCCTGGAACATGACACAAAAGGTAAAGTCCGCCTGCCTGCGCTCCACATCGCTGCCCGCAAGGATGACACCAAATCAGCTGCCTTGCTGCTCCAGAACGACCATAATGCTGATGTCCAGTCCAAG ATGATGGTCAACAGGACTACAGAG AGTGGCTTCACTCCTCTGCATATTGCTGCTCACTACGGTAATGTTAATGTGGCCacgctgctgctcaacagaggggcTGCTGTAGACTTCACAGCCAGG aATGGTATTACCCCTCTTCATGTGGCTTCCAAACGTGGAAACACAAACATGATTGCTCTGCTGCTAGATAGGGGATCTCAGATTGATGCCAAGACCAGG GATGGGCTGACACCGCTGCACTGTGCAGCCAGAAGTGGACATGACACTGCAGTGGAACTACTGCTTGAAAGAGGAGCTCCCATACTGGCACGGACCAAG aatggcCTGTCCCCTCTGCACATGTCTGCTCAGGGTGATCACGTCGAGTGTGTGAAACACCTGCTGCAACACAAGGCACCGGTTGATGATGTCACACTGGACTACCTGACAGCCCTTCATGTTGCCGCCCACTGTGGTCACTACAGAGTCACAAAATTACTGCTGGATAAGAAAGCCAATCCTAATGCCAGGGCTCTG AATGGCTTCACTCCTCTGCATATTGCCTGTAAGAAGAACAGAGTAAAAGTCATGGAACTGCTGGTTAAATACGGAGCCTCAATTCAAGCCATCACTGAA tCCGGCCTGACCCCAGTCCATGTTGCAGCATTTATGGGACACCTGAATATCGTTCTCCTACTGCTACAGAATGGAGCCTCACCTGATGTCTGTAATATT CGTGGTGAGACAGCATTGCACATGGCTGCAAGGgcaggacagatggaggtggTGCGATGTTTGCTAAGGAACGGCGCTCTAGTGGATGCCATGGCCAGA GAGGACCAGACACCCCTTCACATTGCGTCTCGTCTGGGTCAGACAGAGATTGTGCAGTTGTTACTGCAGCACATGGCTCACCCTGACGCTTCCACCACTAATGGATACACACCTCTGCACATCTCCGCTCGTGAAGGTCAGGTGGAGACGGCTACAGTGCTTCTGGAGGCCGGAGCATCTCACTCACTCGCCACTAAG AAAGGCTTCACTCCCCTACATGTTGCTGCTAAGTATGGAAGCCTGGATGTGGCAAAACTCCTCCTACAGCGGAGAGCACTTCTTGATGACACTGGAAAG TACGGTCTCACACCTCTGCATGTAGCTGCTCATTATGATAACCAGCAGGTGGCGATGATGCTCTTGGATAAAGGGGCTTCACCTCACGCTACTGCTAAG aacgGCTATACGCCCCTCCACATTGCGGCAAAGAAGAACCAGACTCAGATTGCCTCTGCGCTGCTTCAGTATGGAGCAGAGACCAATGCACTGACCAAACAGGGAGTGAGTCCTTTACACCTGGCATCTCAGGAGGGGCACACAGAGATGGCCTCCCTTCTGCTGGAGAAGGGTGCACACGTCAATGCTGCCACTAAG agtgGCCTCACATCTCTTCATCTCAGTGCTCAGGAGGACAGAGTGCAAGTGGCTGAAATACTGGTCAAGCATGATGCAATCATAGACCAGCAGACCAAA TTGGGCTACACTCCTCTTATTGTTGCCTGCCACTATGGAAATGTCAAAATGGTGAATTTCCTTTTGCAAAATGGCGCTAATGTCAATGCAAAAACTAAG aacggTTACATGCCACTCCACCAAGCTGCTCAGCAGGGAAATACACACATTATCAATGTCCTGCTGCAACATGGAGCCAAGCCTAACGCCATCACCATG AATGGAAACACAGCACTCTCTATTGCTAAGCGACTAGGGTACATCTCAGTGGTGGACACTCTGAAAGTTGTTACCGAGGAAACAATCACAACAACAACC ACGGTGACAGAGAAACACAAGCTGAACGTTCCAGAGACAATGACAGAAGTTCTGGATGTGTCGGATGAGGAGG CCCAACATCAGATGGAGGAGGAGCTTTTTACTGAAGTCTCTATGGAGATTGAAG GTGAGGACACAATGACAGGTGATGGAGGAGAGTACCTGAGAGCAGAGGACCTGAGAGAGCTTGGTGATGACTCTTTACCTGGACACTACCTGGATGGCATGAGCTACATCCACAACCTTGACcg TTCCCATGAGCCCCCCAGTCATCTTGCTTACAGGAGCGAAGGAATGCTGATTGAGGATATGATCACCAGCCACCAGATTAATAAG GTGTCTGCATTCTCTCGAGAGCACGAGAAAGACTCATTTCGACTGAGCTGGGGTGCTGAACATCTGGATAATGTGGTGCTAACTAGCACTCTCCTGCAGTCAGG CCGATCTACCCCATGCCTTGACAATGACAACAGCAG cttcCTGGTCAGTTTCATGGTAGATGCCCGTGGTGGTGCCATGCGTGGCTGCCGTCACAATGGACTACGCATTATTGTGCCACCTAGAAAGTGCTCAGCACCTACACGGGTCACATGTCGTCTGGTGAAGAGGCACAGACTTGCCTCTATGCCCCCTATGGTGGAGGGAGAAGGGCTCGCAGGCAAGCTCATTGAAATTGGACCCACCGGAGCCCAGTTTCTCGG TAAACTCCACCTCCCAACAGCCCCTCCACCTCTTAATGAGGGTGAAAGTCTTGTCAGCAGAATTCTGCAGCTGGGTCCACCCGGCACCAAATTCCTCGG GTCTGTGATAGTGGAGATCCCTCACTTTGCTGCATTGCGTGGGACAGAGAGAGAGTTAGTGATTCTGCGCAGTGAGACAGGAGAGAGCTGGAGAGAACATCACTGTGAGCACACAGAAGAGGAGCTGAATCAGATACTCAATGGCATGGATGAGG AACTGGACTCTCCTGAGGAGCTGGAGAAAAAACGAATCTGCCGCATCATCACACGGGATTTCCCACAATACTTTGCAGTGGTGTCTCGCATTAAGCAGAACAGTCACCTGATCGGTCCAGAGGGCGGGGTGTTAAGCAGCTCACTTGTTCCACAGGTCCAGGCTGTGTTCCCAGAGGGAGCATTGACTAAACGGATACGCGTTGGGCTACAG GCACAGCCCATCAGTGAGGATCTGGTGAGGAAGATCCTTTGGAATAAGGCTACATTCAGCCCAATTGTTACTTTGGAGCCTAGAAGACGCAAGTTTCACAAGCCCATTACCATGACTATTCCTGTCCCTAAAAGCCCGACCAGTGACGGGACCACCAGTACACCCACTCTACGATTGCTGTGTAGTATTACtg GTGGGACGACTCCAGCACAGTGGGAGGACATAACTGGATCCACACCACTAACATTCATCAACCAGTGTGTTTCATTTACCACTAATGTCTCAGCAAG GTTCTGGCTTATAGATTGCCGTCAGATCCAGGAGTCTGTGAACTTCTCCAGTCAGCTGTATCGTGAGATCATCTGTGTTCCCTATATGGCCAAGTTTGTCATCTTTGCCAAGACGTTGGACCCTATTGAAGCACGACTGCGCTGCTTCTGTATGACGGATGATAAGATGGACAAAACTCTGGAGCAGCAGGAGAACTTCACTGAGGTGGCACGAAGTCGAGACGTTGAG GTACTAGAGGGAAAACCAATCTTTGCTGACTGCTTTGGAAATTTGGTCCCACTGACCAAAAGTGGACAGCACCATGTGTTCAGTTTCTACGCCTTTAAGGAAAATCGTCTTTCTCTCTTCATCAAA ATTCGTGACAGCACTCAAGAACCATGTGGCAGGTTGTCTTTCACAAAAGAGCCAAAAACATATCGCAGTCTAAACCAAAGTGCAATATGCAGTTTGAACATCTGCCTACCTGTCTACTCAAAG GAATCTGATTCTGATCAAGATGCAGATGAGGAg AGCGAGAAGACGCATGGGAAAT TGGATTGGCATGATGATGCAGATAGGAAAGAAGAGACTTTGGCCATCATTGCTGACCTTCTAGGTTTTAGCTGGGCAG AGCTGGCCAAAGAGTTGGAGTTTAATGAAGATGAGATTCAGCGAGTGCGCACTGAAAAACCGAATTCACTACAAGAGCAGAGTCATGCTCTTTTACAGCACTGGATAGAGAGAGAAGGAAAGCATGCAACTG AAGATACGTTGATTAAAAGACTCACTAAAATAAATCGCATGGACATTGTCCATCTTATCGAGATTCAAATGCACAGGTCAATCCACGAGCAAACCTCAAGAACATATGCAGAGATTGAAAGGACCCTGGACCACAGTGAAG CTCTCTCCTCAGTCCAAGAGGATGGTGACAGTGTTCGTGTGGTGCAGAGAATGGAGACTTCACACAGGTATCCTCCAGCTGTGTCAGAAGAAGACTTATCTGTGGCCTCTCTCCTTGACATTCCCTCATGGGCTGAAACAATGGGACACGTCCATTCAGAGAGCATTCATGGGGATATGATTGAAGAATTGGAGATCAATCA GGACAGCTTCACCAATCCATGGCTGCTTCAAGAGGTCAAAAAAGAATCCACAAAGGAAGCCGCAGATGAAGAA GGTGATGATGTTCCAGATGTTCCTCCAGAGTCTGTAACAGAAGAGAAGTACACAGATGCACAGGGAAACTTGGTTGTGAAGAAG GTGACCAGGAAGGTCATTCGACGATGTGTCTCATCTGATGGGGTGGAGACTGAGCAGGTGAGGGTGGAGGGCTCCACCCAGCAGCCGATCAGCGTGGCACCAGGGGACGGATACTCGAAAGTAATAAAGAGGACAGTACTGAAGAGTGAAGGACATCAGACAGAG gtgACTTTCCATGAGAAAGACCGCATGTTAGCTTCAAAGGGGGAATCTGCTGTAGGCCAAGAGGTCAGACAGGTGGTCCAGACGACAGTAACACATGGAGAACAGCTGGCAAAGCTCGAGGGAGATCCTTTCCTCACCCCAGACCTGCCCTCTGCCCGGGATGACTTCACCCAG GACGAGGATGCAGAAGTCTAG